Proteins encoded within one genomic window of Chitinophaga parva:
- a CDS encoding flavodoxin domain-containing protein: MKAVIIYAGKYGATEQYAQWLAERLQLPVLKADDANAAALAGYDLVILGSSVYVGQLVIRTWLQAHQVALLSKKLLLFIVCGSTYQDPPEQRKVLENNLEPALRKTTRVFFLPGRCIIKNLSWKDRLLLRFGALAAKDPVQKAAMRSGFDRLDRAALDELASAARAIIIPGNPSSM, encoded by the coding sequence ATGAAAGCGGTCATTATCTATGCTGGTAAATACGGTGCCACCGAACAATACGCCCAATGGCTGGCAGAGCGACTGCAGCTCCCTGTGTTGAAAGCTGATGACGCTAACGCAGCGGCACTGGCAGGTTACGACCTGGTTATACTGGGTAGTTCTGTCTATGTAGGGCAGCTCGTGATCCGTACCTGGCTGCAAGCGCACCAGGTGGCACTTCTGTCAAAAAAACTGTTGTTATTCATTGTCTGCGGCTCCACCTACCAGGACCCGCCGGAACAGCGCAAGGTCCTGGAGAACAACCTGGAGCCTGCATTGCGCAAAACAACCAGGGTGTTTTTCCTGCCGGGACGGTGCATTATAAAAAATTTATCCTGGAAGGACCGGCTGTTGCTGCGGTTTGGTGCGCTGGCGGCCAAAGACCCTGTGCAGAAAGCAGCCATGAGGTCCGGCTTCGACCGGCTGGACCGCGCCGCACTGGACGAATTGGCCAGTGCGGCCAGGGCCATAATCATTCCGGGAAATCCCTCCTCCATGTAA
- a CDS encoding redoxin domain-containing protein — protein MSLAIGTPAPAFSLYDTEKKLTSLADFKGKKVLILFFPMAFTSVCTAELCSMRDSLAVYNGLNAEILGISVDSPFTLKKFKEENGLNFALLSDFNKEVSPAYGAFYETFALDLKGVSKRAAFVVDGNGNIQYAEVKESAGDLPDFEKIKEVLAKI, from the coding sequence ATGAGCTTAGCAATTGGTACGCCCGCTCCGGCATTCTCGCTGTATGATACTGAAAAGAAACTCACGTCCCTGGCGGATTTCAAAGGCAAGAAGGTATTGATCCTTTTCTTCCCGATGGCCTTCACCAGCGTGTGCACCGCAGAACTGTGCAGCATGCGCGACAGCCTGGCGGTATACAACGGGCTGAACGCGGAAATACTGGGCATTTCCGTGGATTCGCCCTTTACCCTGAAAAAATTCAAGGAAGAAAACGGTCTTAACTTCGCGCTGCTGAGTGATTTTAACAAGGAAGTATCCCCCGCTTACGGTGCTTTTTATGAAACATTTGCCCTGGACCTGAAAGGCGTGTCCAAGCGTGCGGCCTTCGTGGTGGATGGCAATGGCAACATCCAGTATGCAGAAGTGAAAGAATCTGCCGGCGATCTGCCTGATTTTGAGAAGATCAAGGAGGTTTTAGCGAAAATCTAA
- a CDS encoding PKD domain-containing protein: MKTRQLQRMASRLLLFLCGLASLPAAAQTVSFTLDNDHGCGSLAVNATNTSTAGATAWDWYFGEGTGHSSLPNASHVYTKPGTYTVTLTATYGGTKKTATQTVTVYNLPTAAFTPSVTEGCSPLTVHFTNQSTAGDGTIASAAWDYGDKFGEDQNANTSHTYTIDPTVPANHPDGVTYPVSLVITNSFGCKSAPFTGNASIHVDVAPLITITSDITGACSVPQTVHFSNAAQADPGETYLWDYGDGTKDNTGTHTYTQQGDFKVVCTATSAKGCTTVSEPATFSIHPIKADFTVSNTCAGRMVTFTNNSSPATGGAQWDFGDGTTGYGNQVQHQFNTAGTYNITMTAVGTVGCSSSPITKAVNISSMATISNVPTRIGSCAAPYTATFTANTSGAVRWDWVFGDGTTGSGQTVTHTFKNQGTFLVSVSATNADGCYVTKVVDTVALEQPVAQLDMLSGCLPLAATFAPTITSKDPVTSLDWDFGDGTTGTGNPATHTYTKQGDFDIKLTMHTAGGCVKDTVFKGAVQTGTPLTVDFSADPLVACAKTPIAFKNLTTPVPLNDSIVWLWQFGNDGASTEQTPSHSFLIPGKQTITLTATNNGCVTRAQKVDYLTIRTPVAIFTLKQDCDHPYVAAVTNTSRVDPAGSPSYAWDFGDGSPVVTDKDPAPHTYAKTGRDTIRLTVADGGCQTDTMLVKTVMDPHPLLTSDKDTVCMNNDITYHLSNFTPEEIASGTWDINPASPYGNGTNDFSMHYTQPANFTATFRYTDGVGCARVTNQIPIAINGAVARVAVTSTANCVGKEITFSDKSIAVPSDPITSWRFDWGDDSPSTGKLTTRPVDYGHTFAGDNLSFNVTYSVTDSAGCGPYGVTLPVNLNQPKADFTLGSPYGCPGAPISLANASKDIGNNPQPFSQVNWTFSDGTTATGETPYKAFSAAGTYDITLNVMDAIGCTASITKTQAVTVHDPKAVFSLPDISNTCPPVLAKFENNSTDTKSSSWDFGDGGTSDLATPTHIYNRPGTYDIVLTVTSLGECTAQATETVKVKGPDGTLSMSSKLGCPPLALTARVNDATNTVRYTYDFDDGTTNVVTASSEPHTYTQPGVYHPRLLLEDADGCKVPAMGDNEVVVDSIGTNLVVDATLACNGGPVTFIANSASVAQQVLGLPNEVTWDFGTTGPDNTASGDTATHNYSVGKYTATMRVTSPGGCVAPPVTYDVDVKAKAQPVIDVIPTLCIGNTYQPVGHDQANLANAKWTWQIKGSTYTTQQPPSILFDNAGTFPVKLKVENSDGSCPDSTTANVIVNPPPAVTVTPREAGVCEGSSTTLTAMVAPGNTVTWTDYHTSNINALSTQVSPDIDTLYRVQVQDAAGCINYDSARVSVVRKFTLDAIPAVAVCEGQSTQLLASGADLYSWSPATGLNSASIPNPMATPATSTVYTVTAKDKTGCFTETADVNVTVNPAPVLKVVKDQTVMAGESVPVQVQGSSDITTVSWYPTDGLSCTDCLTPTITPTHSGAYNITATNQYGCTTIEQVNFKVVCNGAAFVPNTFTPNGDGMNDIFYIRGRGVKVVTTFRIYNRWGQVMFQRDNFPIEDIAYGWDGRVGGQPAPPDAFVYYAELICETGEHFTLKGSIMLLR; the protein is encoded by the coding sequence ATGAAAACTCGCCAACTTCAACGTATGGCCAGCCGCCTGCTGCTCTTTTTGTGCGGACTTGCTTCACTGCCGGCTGCTGCCCAAACTGTGTCCTTCACGCTGGATAACGATCATGGTTGTGGTAGTTTGGCTGTAAATGCCACCAATACTTCCACGGCCGGCGCTACCGCGTGGGACTGGTATTTTGGGGAAGGCACCGGCCACTCCTCCCTGCCCAATGCCTCGCATGTGTACACCAAACCCGGCACCTACACGGTGACCCTCACGGCCACTTACGGCGGTACCAAAAAAACAGCCACGCAAACCGTAACGGTGTACAACCTGCCCACAGCGGCCTTTACGCCCTCCGTTACGGAAGGCTGCTCGCCGCTCACGGTGCACTTTACCAACCAAAGCACCGCCGGCGATGGTACCATTGCCAGCGCAGCCTGGGACTATGGCGATAAATTCGGGGAAGACCAGAATGCCAATACCAGCCACACTTACACGATAGATCCTACCGTGCCGGCCAACCACCCGGATGGTGTTACCTACCCGGTATCGCTGGTGATCACCAACAGCTTTGGGTGTAAAAGTGCGCCCTTTACGGGTAATGCTTCCATCCATGTGGACGTGGCCCCGCTGATCACCATTACCAGTGATATTACCGGTGCCTGCTCCGTACCGCAGACCGTGCACTTCAGCAATGCCGCCCAGGCAGATCCGGGTGAAACTTACCTGTGGGACTATGGCGATGGTACCAAAGACAATACCGGCACCCACACCTACACCCAGCAAGGCGATTTCAAGGTAGTGTGCACCGCCACTTCCGCCAAGGGCTGTACCACGGTCAGTGAACCTGCTACTTTTTCCATCCATCCCATTAAGGCAGATTTTACGGTGTCCAATACCTGCGCAGGCAGGATGGTCACCTTTACCAATAATTCATCGCCCGCTACGGGTGGCGCCCAATGGGACTTTGGCGATGGCACCACGGGATATGGCAACCAGGTGCAACACCAGTTTAACACCGCCGGCACTTACAACATTACCATGACCGCCGTGGGCACCGTGGGCTGCTCCAGCAGTCCCATCACCAAGGCTGTGAATATTTCCAGCATGGCCACCATCAGCAACGTGCCCACGCGCATCGGCAGCTGCGCCGCGCCTTACACGGCTACCTTCACTGCCAACACTTCCGGCGCTGTAAGATGGGACTGGGTGTTTGGCGACGGCACCACCGGCTCCGGGCAAACGGTGACCCACACCTTCAAAAACCAGGGCACTTTCCTGGTGAGCGTTTCTGCTACCAATGCCGATGGTTGCTATGTGACCAAAGTGGTGGACACCGTAGCACTGGAGCAGCCTGTGGCCCAGCTGGACATGCTTTCCGGCTGCTTGCCGCTGGCCGCCACCTTTGCACCCACCATTACTTCCAAAGACCCCGTGACAAGCCTTGACTGGGACTTTGGCGACGGCACCACCGGTACCGGTAACCCCGCTACCCACACCTACACGAAACAGGGCGACTTTGATATAAAACTGACCATGCACACTGCCGGCGGGTGTGTGAAGGATACTGTGTTCAAAGGAGCTGTGCAAACGGGCACCCCGCTCACCGTGGATTTCAGCGCCGACCCGCTGGTGGCCTGCGCCAAAACACCGATCGCTTTTAAGAACCTGACCACGCCCGTGCCCCTGAATGATTCCATCGTGTGGCTCTGGCAGTTTGGCAACGATGGTGCTTCTACAGAACAAACGCCTTCCCATTCCTTCCTTATACCGGGCAAACAGACCATTACCCTCACCGCTACCAACAATGGCTGCGTGACCAGGGCACAGAAAGTGGATTACCTGACCATCCGCACCCCGGTGGCCATCTTTACCCTGAAGCAGGACTGCGACCACCCCTACGTGGCCGCAGTGACCAATACTTCCAGGGTGGACCCGGCCGGCAGCCCCTCCTACGCCTGGGATTTTGGTGATGGATCTCCCGTGGTGACGGATAAAGACCCGGCCCCCCACACGTACGCCAAAACAGGCCGCGACACCATCCGCCTCACCGTGGCAGATGGTGGCTGCCAAACCGATACCATGCTGGTGAAAACCGTGATGGACCCGCATCCGCTGCTCACCTCCGATAAGGATACGGTGTGTATGAACAATGATATTACCTACCACCTGTCTAACTTTACGCCGGAAGAAATTGCCAGCGGCACCTGGGACATTAACCCTGCATCGCCGTACGGAAATGGTACCAATGACTTTTCCATGCATTACACCCAGCCCGCTAACTTCACGGCCACCTTCCGCTACACGGATGGCGTGGGCTGCGCCCGTGTGACCAACCAGATCCCCATTGCCATCAATGGTGCGGTGGCCAGGGTGGCGGTGACCTCTACGGCCAATTGCGTGGGCAAAGAGATCACCTTCTCCGACAAAAGCATTGCCGTGCCCAGCGACCCTATTACCAGCTGGCGCTTCGACTGGGGAGATGATAGCCCCAGCACCGGCAAGCTGACCACCAGGCCCGTCGATTACGGCCACACCTTTGCCGGCGACAACCTGAGTTTTAATGTTACCTACTCCGTCACAGACAGCGCGGGCTGCGGGCCTTACGGGGTAACGCTGCCGGTGAACCTGAACCAGCCCAAGGCCGACTTCACCCTCGGATCGCCTTACGGCTGCCCGGGTGCGCCCATTAGCCTGGCCAATGCATCCAAAGACATTGGCAACAATCCCCAGCCTTTCAGCCAGGTAAACTGGACCTTCAGCGATGGCACCACTGCCACCGGCGAAACGCCTTACAAAGCTTTCAGCGCCGCCGGCACTTACGACATTACGCTGAATGTGATGGATGCCATTGGCTGTACAGCCTCCATCACCAAGACGCAGGCCGTGACGGTGCACGATCCAAAAGCTGTCTTCAGCCTGCCGGATATCTCCAATACCTGCCCGCCGGTGCTGGCCAAGTTTGAAAATAACTCTACCGATACCAAGTCCTCTTCCTGGGATTTCGGGGATGGCGGCACCAGCGACCTGGCCACACCCACCCACATTTACAACCGGCCGGGCACCTATGACATTGTGCTCACGGTAACCTCCCTGGGCGAGTGCACAGCGCAGGCCACCGAAACCGTGAAAGTGAAAGGCCCTGATGGCACCCTGTCCATGTCATCCAAGCTGGGATGCCCGCCCCTGGCACTCACCGCCCGGGTGAACGATGCCACCAACACGGTGCGCTACACTTATGACTTTGACGATGGTACTACCAATGTGGTTACCGCTTCCTCCGAGCCCCACACCTACACGCAGCCCGGCGTGTACCATCCCCGCCTGCTGCTGGAAGATGCAGACGGCTGTAAGGTGCCGGCCATGGGCGATAATGAGGTGGTGGTGGACAGCATTGGCACCAACCTGGTCGTGGATGCAACCCTTGCCTGTAACGGCGGCCCGGTGACCTTCATTGCCAATTCAGCATCCGTGGCACAACAGGTGCTGGGCCTGCCCAACGAGGTAACCTGGGACTTTGGTACTACGGGCCCGGATAATACGGCCTCCGGCGATACGGCCACCCACAACTACTCCGTGGGCAAGTATACCGCCACCATGCGGGTAACTTCTCCCGGTGGCTGCGTGGCGCCCCCGGTCACGTACGACGTGGATGTAAAGGCCAAGGCACAACCGGTGATAGACGTGATCCCCACGCTTTGCATTGGCAACACTTACCAGCCGGTGGGCCACGACCAGGCCAACCTGGCCAACGCCAAATGGACCTGGCAGATCAAAGGCAGCACCTACACGACCCAGCAGCCACCTTCCATCCTGTTTGACAACGCAGGCACCTTCCCCGTAAAACTGAAAGTGGAAAACTCGGATGGCAGTTGCCCGGACAGCACCACGGCCAACGTGATCGTGAACCCGCCACCTGCAGTGACGGTAACACCGCGCGAGGCGGGCGTTTGCGAGGGCAGCTCCACCACGCTTACCGCTATGGTGGCACCTGGCAACACGGTAACCTGGACAGACTATCACACCAGCAATATCAATGCACTTAGTACCCAGGTATCGCCGGATATCGATACCCTTTACCGCGTACAGGTACAGGACGCAGCCGGTTGTATCAATTACGACTCTGCCCGCGTGAGCGTGGTGCGCAAATTCACGCTGGACGCCATTCCCGCGGTAGCGGTGTGCGAGGGCCAGAGCACGCAGTTGCTGGCCAGCGGGGCAGACCTTTACAGCTGGTCGCCGGCTACAGGACTGAACAGCGCTTCCATACCTAATCCCATGGCTACGCCCGCCACCAGCACGGTGTACACGGTAACGGCAAAAGACAAGACCGGCTGCTTTACCGAAACAGCGGATGTGAACGTAACCGTGAACCCGGCCCCGGTACTGAAAGTGGTAAAAGACCAAACGGTAATGGCCGGGGAGTCAGTACCGGTACAGGTGCAGGGAAGCAGTGATATCACCACCGTATCCTGGTACCCCACCGATGGGCTGAGCTGCACGGACTGCCTCACCCCCACGATAACGCCCACCCACAGCGGCGCTTATAACATTACGGCCACTAACCAATACGGCTGTACGACCATAGAACAGGTTAACTTTAAAGTGGTGTGCAATGGCGCTGCCTTTGTGCCCAACACCTTTACGCCAAACGGGGATGGCATGAACGATATCTTTTACATCCGAGGCCGGGGCGTAAAGGTGGTGACCACTTTCCGTATTTATAACCGGTGGGGACAGGTGATGTTCCAGCGTGACAACTTCCCGATAGAGGATATTGCTTATGGCTGGGATGGGCGCGTGGGCGGCCAGCCGGCGCCTCCCGATGCATTTGTGTACTACGCAGAGCTGATCTGCGAAACCGGGGAACACTTTACGCTGAAAGGCAGCATTATGCTGCTGCGGTAA
- a CDS encoding gliding motility-associated C-terminal domain-containing protein produces the protein MKNVDPEGGIKTRNIPMKDFLAYCGSRYKTLGLFTAGLLAGAALHAQQASFSTTATPASACTPAVISFHNNSSSGALSYNWDFGNGRQSQVADPQVTYTVAGTYHVVLTSYYGSGPVTFSKDLVINALPTPDFSVSDAVSCKPYTPTFTDLTPAATIRVWDFGDGTGTVSTTNATVNHNYQKAGTYDVTLSVTNGNGCTNTIVKKQFIQVALPVLTGPAGVAGCAPLDAVLSASMSNIKNDPIVSYAWQFGDGQSQTVATPAVLHTYNGTGRFDVTLTVTTQSGCTASAAYNDLVWAGKAPATANFGVTPNPVCAGDAVRLVATSSGADTYNWNFGDGTAQSGAATDITHNFQNNGSITVNMSAGSNGCFTAATPVTVQVNGPVASFDFIRDCTNKHQFIFTNTSKEIPGNTYEWAYGDNATGNAQNETHTYASTGKYFVRLTLTSGGCSSTAIDTLYDFTPDFSTGVNTVCRGTSATYSVLNVPGPLVSNYSWRFDDGTQQDGPALTDVTKVLNQTGVKSDWLVISYNDPRYCNDTVRKANHISVIAPTADFTLANAGCVSQQVNFSNTSVPASNIPIITWAWNLGNGVSSTQQAPAGITYSASGTYPVKLVITDARNCMDSTLRNITINPTPYLFTSRSAPKLCEGTSVTLTANSDAPVQWLTNYNLSCTNCTSTTAAPAMDTLYHVQATNTFGCSVEDSLRLQVVPTVQLTISNDTALCEGTAAQLKSTGAKSYSWSPTTNLTDPGIGNPVATPNTTTTYTVTGSNDPACPTDSKSVTITVNPLPAVSTPQREIVTVGSVVPLNATGTPDVISWQWSPADYIDCTTCPSTMAAVRKPITYSITGTNSYGCTATAVTEVVLVCDENVVFIPNTFTPNGDGMNDIFYIRGKGIATVKYFRIFNRNGALMFERNNFNVDDITAGWDGTVKGHPAGSDVYVYVADMVCDNSQPFQLKGNVTLLR, from the coding sequence GTGAAAAATGTAGACCCGGAAGGCGGCATTAAAACAAGGAACATACCTATGAAAGACTTCCTGGCCTATTGTGGCTCCAGGTACAAGACCCTGGGCCTGTTTACAGCCGGACTGCTGGCGGGTGCTGCATTACACGCCCAACAAGCTTCATTCTCTACTACCGCTACCCCGGCCAGCGCCTGCACGCCGGCGGTGATCTCGTTCCATAACAATTCTTCCTCCGGTGCACTTTCCTATAACTGGGATTTTGGCAACGGGCGCCAGTCGCAGGTGGCCGACCCACAGGTAACCTACACCGTGGCCGGCACTTACCACGTGGTGCTGACCAGCTACTACGGCAGCGGGCCGGTAACCTTCAGCAAGGACCTGGTGATCAATGCACTGCCCACGCCCGATTTTAGTGTAAGCGATGCCGTGAGCTGCAAACCTTATACGCCCACCTTCACAGACCTTACGCCTGCTGCCACCATCCGCGTGTGGGATTTTGGCGATGGTACCGGCACGGTATCCACTACCAATGCCACGGTAAACCACAATTATCAAAAGGCGGGCACTTACGATGTGACCTTATCCGTTACTAACGGTAACGGCTGTACGAATACAATCGTTAAAAAACAATTCATCCAGGTGGCCCTGCCAGTGCTCACCGGCCCTGCCGGCGTGGCGGGCTGCGCCCCGCTGGATGCGGTGTTGTCTGCCTCCATGAGCAACATCAAGAACGATCCCATAGTAAGCTATGCCTGGCAGTTTGGAGACGGTCAAAGCCAGACCGTGGCCACCCCGGCAGTGCTGCATACTTACAATGGTACCGGCCGTTTTGATGTAACCCTCACGGTAACCACACAAAGTGGCTGTACCGCCAGTGCCGCTTACAATGACCTGGTGTGGGCCGGCAAAGCCCCGGCCACAGCCAACTTTGGCGTAACACCCAATCCCGTATGCGCGGGTGATGCGGTGCGCCTGGTAGCCACTTCCTCCGGGGCAGATACGTATAACTGGAACTTTGGTGATGGTACCGCACAAAGCGGCGCCGCCACGGACATTACCCACAACTTCCAGAACAATGGCAGTATTACGGTGAATATGAGCGCCGGCTCAAATGGCTGCTTCACCGCCGCCACACCGGTAACCGTGCAGGTGAACGGGCCCGTGGCCTCCTTTGATTTCATCCGTGACTGTACCAACAAGCACCAGTTCATTTTCACCAATACTTCCAAAGAAATTCCAGGTAACACGTATGAATGGGCTTATGGGGATAATGCTACCGGCAATGCGCAAAACGAAACACATACGTACGCCAGCACGGGTAAATATTTTGTGCGCCTTACCCTCACTTCCGGGGGCTGCAGCAGCACCGCCATTGATACGCTCTATGATTTTACGCCGGACTTCAGTACCGGTGTAAACACCGTGTGCCGCGGCACTTCCGCCACCTACTCCGTGCTGAATGTACCGGGCCCCCTGGTGTCCAACTACAGCTGGCGCTTTGACGACGGCACCCAGCAGGATGGCCCTGCGCTTACAGACGTAACCAAAGTGCTGAACCAGACCGGTGTAAAATCAGACTGGCTGGTGATTTCGTATAATGATCCCCGTTATTGCAACGATACGGTGCGCAAGGCCAATCACATCAGCGTAATAGCGCCCACGGCCGATTTTACACTGGCCAATGCAGGCTGTGTAAGCCAGCAGGTAAATTTTTCCAACACCTCCGTGCCGGCTTCCAACATTCCCATCATTACCTGGGCCTGGAACCTGGGCAACGGGGTTTCCTCCACCCAGCAGGCACCTGCGGGCATTACATATTCCGCTTCCGGCACCTACCCTGTGAAGCTGGTGATCACGGATGCACGCAACTGCATGGACTCTACACTCAGGAACATCACCATCAATCCCACCCCTTACCTCTTTACCAGCCGCTCTGCACCCAAGCTTTGTGAAGGTACGTCCGTAACGCTGACGGCCAATTCCGACGCCCCCGTGCAATGGCTGACCAACTATAACCTGAGCTGCACCAACTGCACCAGTACCACGGCTGCACCCGCCATGGACACGCTTTACCACGTGCAGGCTACCAACACCTTTGGCTGCTCCGTGGAGGACAGCCTGCGCCTGCAGGTAGTGCCCACCGTACAGCTGACCATCAGCAATGACACCGCGCTTTGCGAGGGCACCGCCGCCCAGCTGAAAAGCACTGGGGCCAAGAGTTACAGCTGGAGCCCCACCACTAATCTTACAGATCCCGGCATAGGCAACCCGGTGGCCACGCCCAATACCACCACCACTTACACGGTAACCGGCAGCAACGACCCTGCCTGCCCCACAGACAGCAAGTCCGTGACCATCACGGTGAACCCGCTGCCTGCCGTGAGCACACCCCAGCGGGAAATTGTAACCGTGGGTAGCGTGGTACCGCTCAATGCCACCGGCACACCCGACGTGATCAGCTGGCAATGGAGCCCGGCAGATTATATAGACTGCACCACGTGCCCCAGCACCATGGCGGCGGTGCGCAAGCCTATTACTTACAGCATCACCGGCACTAACAGTTACGGCTGTACGGCCACCGCGGTTACAGAAGTTGTGCTGGTGTGCGATGAGAACGTGGTATTTATCCCGAACACCTTTACGCCCAATGGCGATGGGATGAATGACATCTTCTACATCCGCGGCAAGGGCATTGCCACCGTGAAGTACTTCCGCATCTTTAACCGCAACGGGGCACTGATGTTTGAACGCAACAACTTTAACGTAGACGATATCACCGCCGGCTGGGATGGCACCGTGAAAGGCCACCCCGCCGGCTCGGATGTGTACGTGTACGTAGCGGATATGGTCTGCGACAACAGCCAGCCCTTCCAGCTGAAGGGCAACGTGACTTTATTGAGATAA
- a CDS encoding PorP/SprF family type IX secretion system membrane protein, with the protein MKTLLKISLFLAAFGCASAVAQDIHLSQFSETPILRNPALIGIFNGDVRVQAVYRNQWNSVTIPYETGTLSAELKYPVGLTDFVTVGMQLSYDRAGTSKLQSTQILPALNYHKSLSDDKSTFLSLGATGGVVQRQFDVTHLTFDNQYTNGRFDPTAPTGEDGRLALRGYTYIDAGVGLSFNSVIGENTNYYLGAALYHFNRPAVSFMGDKKATLQPKFTINAGITIPASENVKVIAQYNEVHQGSYSEYIGGAMIGYGLLSQGLESDHGVYGGIYYRYKDAIIPVVRLDMGKYEIGFSYDSNISSLTPASHGQGGFEISLVFKAFRNEDVANMSCPRF; encoded by the coding sequence ATGAAAACGTTGTTGAAAATAAGCTTGTTCCTGGCCGCCTTCGGGTGTGCATCCGCAGTGGCGCAGGACATCCACCTGTCGCAATTCTCTGAAACGCCCATCCTGCGCAATCCCGCGCTGATAGGCATTTTCAATGGGGACGTGCGTGTGCAGGCGGTGTACCGCAACCAGTGGAACAGCGTGACCATTCCGTATGAAACCGGTACCCTCAGCGCGGAGCTGAAATACCCGGTGGGCCTCACGGACTTTGTGACCGTGGGCATGCAGCTCAGCTACGACCGGGCCGGCACCTCAAAGCTGCAATCCACCCAGATCCTGCCTGCGCTCAACTATCACAAATCACTGAGCGATGATAAAAGCACCTTCCTTTCCCTGGGCGCCACGGGCGGGGTGGTGCAGCGCCAGTTTGACGTCACCCACCTCACGTTTGACAACCAGTATACCAATGGCCGCTTTGACCCCACTGCCCCCACCGGGGAAGACGGGCGGTTGGCGCTGCGGGGCTACACCTACATAGATGCCGGCGTGGGCCTGAGTTTCAACAGCGTGATCGGGGAAAATACCAACTACTACCTGGGCGCGGCCCTTTACCATTTTAACCGCCCCGCGGTGTCTTTCATGGGAGATAAAAAAGCCACGCTGCAACCCAAGTTTACCATAAATGCAGGCATCACCATCCCCGCTTCTGAAAATGTGAAAGTGATAGCCCAGTACAATGAAGTGCACCAGGGCTCCTATTCCGAATATATAGGTGGGGCCATGATAGGCTACGGCCTGCTGAGCCAGGGCCTCGAATCGGACCATGGTGTGTATGGCGGCATTTACTACCGCTACAAAGACGCTATCATCCCGGTAGTAAGGCTGGATATGGGTAAGTATGAGATCGGCTTCAGCTACGATTCCAACATTTCTTCCCTTACGCCTGCAAGCCACGGCCAGGGCGGGTTTGAGATCTCCCTGGTGTTCAAGGCATTCCGCAACGAGGATGTGGCCAATATGTCGTGCCCGCGTTTTTAA
- a CDS encoding T9SS type A sorting domain-containing protein has protein sequence MIKTYTLFLLMALCTLSFGARAQYAPGNDGGSVKIFKPPYPNPATSRITFELQKNSDKHYALIVYNFLGKKMEEIKDIPYRTELNLDNYYTGIYIYQLRDQTGNIAESGKFNVIKN, from the coding sequence ATGATCAAAACCTATACACTCTTCTTACTTATGGCTTTGTGTACCTTGTCCTTCGGGGCCAGGGCGCAGTATGCCCCGGGTAATGATGGTGGATCGGTGAAGATCTTTAAACCGCCTTACCCCAACCCCGCTACCAGTCGCATTACCTTTGAACTCCAGAAAAACAGCGATAAGCACTATGCCCTTATTGTCTATAACTTCCTTGGCAAGAAGATGGAAGAGATCAAGGACATTCCCTACCGTACAGAGTTAAACCTCGACAACTACTACACGGGAATTTACATTTACCAGCTCCGTGACCAGACCGGCAACATCGCCGAATCCGGTAAATTTAACGTCATCAAGAACTAG